One window of the Dreissena polymorpha isolate Duluth1 chromosome 5, UMN_Dpol_1.0, whole genome shotgun sequence genome contains the following:
- the LOC127831404 gene encoding uncharacterized protein LOC127831404 produces the protein MTKERCHRDFASKVSRGQLPLLIKYALSMLSQFDITESIRITGIITVNPSVSKTFKQSFNDGPRNSSANESLVELLELFQLGLLTSLYQYQVPQIIDAYMALLLKGRDELLYIDSVNGRDIFEGRPEKALNVLKCKIFRYKCCLATINEGYHWVLMIILPKEKELIYINSIEELKEKQERYLHFWNQFLQMRHANGTDIEPPSGWRITTKEHTTQVDNTSCGVFTLMFAENYISGKKLFLPSENLKLFRQQKGKKIIKCAEVHPSMLKSHASVHDAS, from the exons ATGACGAAGGAAAG GTGTCACAGAGACTTTGCTTCCAAAGTCTCCAGAGGTCAGCTACCCCTGCTCATCAAGTATGCCTTGAGCATGCTGTCACAGTTTGACATTACTGAGTCCATTCGTATAACAGGCATCATAACAGTTAATCCATCAGTCAGCAAAACATTCAAGCAGTCATTTAATGATGGGCCAAGAAACTCCTCTGCAAATGAAAGTCTGGTTGAACTTTTGGAATTATTCCAGCTGGGCTTGCTGACATCCTTGTACCAGTACCAGGTACCTCAG ATCATTGATGCATACATGGCATTGTTGCTAAAAGGTCGAGATGAACTATTATACATTGACTCTGTCAATGGAAGGGACATTTTTGAAGGCAGACCTGAAAAGGCATTAAATGTGTTGAAG TGTAAAATCTTCAGGTACAAGTGCTGCCTTGCAACCATAAATGAAGGTTACCACTGGGTCTTGATG atAATTTTGCCAAAAGAGAAGGAACTTATTTACATAAATTCAATCGAAGAGCTGAAAGAAAAGCAAGAACGATACTTACATTTTTGGAA TCAGTTCCTTCAAATGCGTCATGCTAATGGCACAGACATTGAGCCACCTTCAGGCTGGCGTATAACAACCAAAGAGCATACAACGCAGGTTGACAACACATCTTGTGGAGTGTTTACTTTAATG TTTGCAGAAAATTACATCAGTGGAAAGAAATTGTTTCTTCCAAGTGAAAATCTCAAGCTTTTCCGACAACAGAAAGGGAAAAAAATAATCAAGTGTGCAGAGGTGCATCCATCCATGTTGAAAAGCCATGCAAGTGTGCAT gaTGCTTCTTAA